In Primulina eburnea isolate SZY01 chromosome 14, ASM2296580v1, whole genome shotgun sequence, the following proteins share a genomic window:
- the LOC140812516 gene encoding exocyst complex component EXO70C1-like, which yields MEKLSLGEYNNFSKTCQIPTTLRSSSVNDASYRKIYSRKNSLGEDVESSSPDDLFGDIDRFTNFLLEIDDKSSGPPETPDFVETLLKTIESKIEGDDAKRKVLGEEMSEDEMFFMEAVAHISKLTNALSHFPPYATLNRTSMVLQRAMTFLEEEFRALLEDSTNWLDQNHNIYKALSNQEEYSDRCVLPREPDSVESDDYLAYSPQVMTKMNKIATTMVSSGYETECCQVYSICRRNAIRQQMERLEFEKININDVVKMPWESLEGEISRWIRVVNFYSRVIFPSEKKLGELVFSEHPQFWQSHFSNLARSVVIQLLDFAEAVAMAKRSAEKLFKFLDLYETLKNLILSMDSDLCSTDLMVEIASGGDRVGEAAASIFCDLENSIKSDAARTPVPGGAVHPLTRYVMNYLKYAGEYKDTLEKIFQKHKGNDICSTETSQNEASSTSTSEAATPFCIQVVRVMELLDENLEAKSNLYRDPSLRYIFLMNNGRYILQKVKSCAEIRQVMGDTWCRRRSTVVRQYHKNYQRETWSRVLQCLNQEGLSQMNGGKVNKATMKERMKTFSTIFEEIHRTQSSWMVSDEQLQSELRVSISAVIIPAYRSFVGRFRQCLDNGKQADKYIKYQPEDIEALLEDLFEGNTTSMSSRRRP from the coding sequence ATGGAAAAATTATCTCTTGGTGAATACAATAACTTCAGCAAAACTTGTCAAATTCCAACCACCCTGCGTTCCTCATCAGTAAACGATGCATCGTATCGAAAAATATACTCGAGGAAAAATAGTCTAGGAGAAGACGTTGAATCGTCTAGTCCGGATGATCTTTTTGGAGATATCGATAGATTCACAAACTTCCTTCTGGAAATTGATGACAAGTCATCAGGTCCTCCTGAAACTCCTGATTTCGTCGAGACTTTATTGAAGACGATCGAATCGAAAATAGAGGGTGATGATGCCAAAAGAAAAGTACTTGGAGAAGAGATGAGCGAGGACGAGATGTTTTTCATGGAAGCTGTGGCGCACATCTCCAAATTGACAAATGCTTTGAGCCATTTTCCTCCATATGCCACCTTGAACAGAACCAGCATGGTGTTACAACGTGCCATGACATTCTTGGAAGAGGAATTTCGGGCACTGTTGGAAGATTCCACAAATTGGTTGGATCAGAATCATAATATATACAAAGCCTTGTCGAATCAAGAAGAATATTCGGATCGCTGCGTGCTGCCTAGAGAACCTGATTCTGTCGAATCAGATGATTATCTGGCCTATTCACCGCAAGTCATGACGAAAATGAATAAAATTGCGACAACCATGGTTTCCTCTGGGTACGAAACCGAATGTTGCCAAGTTTATTCGATATGTCGAAGAAATGCGATCAGGCAGCAAATGGAAAGGCTTGAATTCGAAAAAATCAATATCAACGATGTGGTAAAAATGCCATGGGAATCGCTCGAGGGCGAGATTTCACGGTGGATCAGGGTCGTGAATTTTTATTCACGAGTCATTTTCCCCAGCGAGAAAAAGCTCGGTGAGTTGGTCTTTTCGGAACATCCGCAGTTCTGGCAAAGCCACTTTAGCAACCTCGCTCGCTCAGTGGTGATTCAGCTACTTGATTTTGCAGAGGCGGTGGCAATGGCCAAACGATCTGCGGAAAAGCTGTTCAAATTCCTTGACTTGTACGAGACGCTGAAGAATCTTATTCTATCTATGGACAGCGACTTATGCTCCACCGATTTGATGGTGGAGATTGCGTCGGGAGGCGATAGGGTCGGGGAGGCAGCTGCTAGCATATTCTGCGATCTTGAAAATTCGATCAAGAGCGATGCCGCGAGAACACCAGTCCCTGGTGGCGCCGTGCACCCACTAACGCGCTACGTGATGAACTATCTAAAGTACGCCGGTGAGTACAAAGACACACTggagaaaatctttcaaaagcaCAAGGGGAATGATATTTGTAGTACGGAAACGTCACAGAATGAAGCCTCGAGCACTAGTACTAGTGAGGCCGCAACGCCGTTTTGTATTCAGGTGGTGAGAGTGATGGAACTTTTGGATGAGAATTTAGAAGCCAAATCGAATCTTTACAGAGACCCTTCACTCCGATACATATTCTTGATGAATAACGGAAGATATATATTGCAAAAAGTAAAGAGTTGTGCCGAAATCCGCCAAGTTATGGGGGATACATGGTGCCGGAGAAGATCAACAGTGGTGAGGCAGTACCATAAAAATTATCAGAGAGAGACGTGGAGTAGAGTGCTGCAGTGTTTGAATCAAGAAGGACTGTCGCAAATGAATGGTGGGAAAGTAAACAAAGCTACGATGaaggagaggatgaagacattTAGTACAATATTTGAAGAAATACACAGAACACAGAGCAGTTGGATGGTCAGTGATGAGCAGCTTCAATCGGAGCTTAGGGTGTCTATATCTGCGGTCATCATACCGGCTTACCGATCCTTCGTTGGCCGGTTCCGGCAATGTTTGGACAATGGAAAACAAGCTGATAAGTACATTAAGTACCAGCCTGAGGATATCGAAGCATTACTCGAAGATCTCTTCGAGGGTAATACTACTTCAATGTCGTCTAGGAGGAGACCCTAa